One Candidatus Nitronauta litoralis genomic window, CAGTCGCAGAATTAATTGTCAAATTATTTTCGATTCGATACAATATGTTGCATGGACGCTGAGCTTTTCTACGACTATATTGAGCGGATTTCTTCCTTTTTTCGTTCCGAAATAAGGCTGGCGGGAATTGATTACGACCTTCACCCCATACAATTAAACGCTCTGTTTTATTTACACAGGTGCAACCGTTATTCCGATACTCATCAAGGCGTTTCTGATTATTTCGGTTTGACCAAGGGCACGGTTTCCCAAACTCTAAAATCATTGGAAAGTAAGGGGCTCATTCAAAAGAAGAAGGACATGGCGGATGGCAGGGTTTTCCATTTAAAGGTGACGAGTGAGGGGATAAAAGTCATTGAAAAATTTTTGCCGACGCAAACAGGGGAGAAGGCACTAAAAAAATTGCCCGAGAGAACTCAAAAACAACTATTAGAAAACCTGCGTTTACTTTTGCAGGCAATGCAAAAGTCCAATGCTATGCGTCCTTTTGGGATTTGTCGAAACTGTCGATTTAACCAGAAGAAAGGGGCGGGCCGGTATTTTTGCGGTTTAACAGAAGAAGCTCTCA contains:
- a CDS encoding MarR family transcriptional regulator; this translates as MDAELFYDYIERISSFFRSEIRLAGIDYDLHPIQLNALFYLHRCNRYSDTHQGVSDYFGLTKGTVSQTLKSLESKGLIQKKKDMADGRVFHLKVTSEGIKVIEKFLPTQTGEKALKKLPERTQKQLLENLRLLLQAMQKSNAMRPFGICRNCRFNQKKGAGRYFCGLTEEALSRTDIELLCREYENVENS